One Weissella coleopterorum DNA segment encodes these proteins:
- the dprA gene encoding DNA-processing protein DprA, with translation MKNRVFILVLLLIPKLTLNQRLRIYQKMDWAQKCTWEQWIEMLEKILGDLKFLENLEVQNLKLLFAEQLSYIQSFDYLCLLDDYYPAGFRLLSQPPIVLFYRGNLELLHTPCLAVVGARKNSRYGQYLLNQWIPAFNQSGLTIVSGLASGIDAIAHINTLRNNGRTVGILGTGLNRVYPLKHAALQKAVSVHGLVISEYLPNQGPKRVHFPQRNRLIAALSHCVLVVEARRRSGSLITADLALDLNRGVLVVPGRVDFELSRGCNGLLTEGAASVLSAVDVITAFNDYYWLN, from the coding sequence ATGAAAAATCGTGTTTTTATTTTAGTCCTTTTACTAATTCCTAAGTTAACATTAAATCAGCGGCTGAGAATTTATCAAAAAATGGATTGGGCGCAAAAATGTACTTGGGAACAGTGGATAGAAATGTTAGAAAAAATTTTAGGAGACTTGAAGTTCCTTGAGAATTTAGAAGTACAGAATTTGAAGTTATTATTCGCCGAACAATTAAGCTATATTCAGTCATTTGATTATCTTTGTTTACTAGATGATTATTATCCAGCAGGTTTCCGTTTATTATCGCAACCACCAATTGTTTTATTTTATCGTGGTAATTTGGAATTATTACATACACCGTGTTTGGCAGTTGTTGGAGCTCGAAAAAATAGTCGCTATGGTCAATATTTACTGAATCAATGGATTCCGGCTTTCAATCAATCAGGGCTAACTATTGTTTCTGGTCTGGCGTCCGGAATTGATGCGATTGCGCATATAAATACATTAAGAAATAATGGACGGACAGTTGGAATCCTTGGAACTGGATTAAATCGTGTCTATCCACTAAAACATGCAGCGCTTCAAAAAGCGGTATCTGTTCACGGCCTAGTTATTAGTGAATATTTACCGAATCAAGGACCCAAAAGAGTCCATTTTCCACAGAGAAATCGTTTAATTGCTGCACTTAGTCATTGTGTTTTAGTTGTGGAGGCTCGTCGTCGATCAGGTTCGTTAATTACAGCAGATTTGGCTTTGGATTTAAATCGGGGTGTTTTAGTTGTACCTGGGCGTGTGGACTTTGAACTATCACGAGGGTGTAATGGACTGTTAACTGAGGGTGCAGCATCGGTTTTATCAGCTGTAGATGTGATTACGGCTTTTAATGATTATTATTGGCTAAATTAG
- a CDS encoding ribonuclease HII produces the protein MPRLTVKEIKQFLKQSNIDTQMLSNLERDDRKGVQMLVSKYKLNLAQNKKKQSAFNSRLQFEQIFWAQNQLVAGIDEVGRGPLAGPVVAAAVVLDDHFNLLDVHDSKQLSFKKRQTLVPQIKDQVLAYAFGVVSAEQIDELNIYQAAKLAMTQAYQNLDWDVQGLLIDAMELELTIDQTSLIKGDDRSISIGAASILAKDYRDRLMMEYDLIYPGYDFKNNAGYGTAKHLAGLETHGVTPIHRKTFAPVKKHLN, from the coding sequence ATGCCTAGATTAACGGTTAAAGAAATTAAACAGTTCTTGAAACAATCAAACATCGATACTCAGATGCTTTCCAATTTGGAACGTGACGACCGCAAGGGAGTCCAAATGTTAGTCAGTAAATATAAACTAAATCTGGCTCAAAATAAAAAAAAGCAGTCGGCTTTTAATAGTCGACTACAGTTTGAACAGATTTTTTGGGCTCAAAATCAATTAGTTGCAGGTATTGATGAAGTAGGGAGAGGGCCATTGGCAGGACCAGTTGTTGCTGCCGCTGTGGTTTTAGATGATCATTTTAATTTACTTGATGTCCATGATTCAAAACAATTATCATTTAAAAAGCGTCAAACGTTAGTGCCACAAATCAAAGATCAGGTTTTGGCCTATGCCTTCGGAGTGGTTTCAGCAGAGCAGATAGATGAGCTTAATATTTATCAAGCGGCCAAGTTGGCGATGACACAAGCCTATCAAAATTTGGATTGGGACGTACAGGGCTTATTAATTGACGCAATGGAATTAGAACTAACAATTGATCAAACGAGCTTGATTAAAGGCGATGATCGTAGTATCAGTATTGGGGCAGCAAGTATTTTAGCTAAAGATTATCGAGATCGATTAATGATGGAATATGATCTCATATACCCAGGTTATGATTTTAAAAATAATGCAGGCTATGGTACAGCTAAACATTTGGCTGGATTAGAGACTCATGGTGTCACACCAATTCATCGTAAAACTTTTGCACCAGTAAAAAAACACTTAAATTAA
- a CDS encoding Na+/H+ antiporter NhaC family protein: MDEKINKINFKLAFSIVIGLIMIFSIGIIGLQLPAFMPLIVSLVLIVIILRFRQITWDELQNNILAGIRTGLAPLFLFLLIGMLIALWMGTGVIPSMLWLGFKSANSTWFLPSTLLVSALVGSMIGSAFTTIGTVGVALMGVGITLGFHPALVAGAILSGAIFGDKSSPLSDSTNLAASIAETDLFAHIKNLMWTTLPALLVSLIIFVILGMGHHGGNDNQLSTLSQLITPTWWSIIPLGLLVGMAFFKIPAIPTLLLNIGLTGTVYLFNHSAQSLSQILMDGFKTTSKNPELINLLNRGGMISMMPTVIVIMLALALGGILTEQRVLQTVMEPLSKKIKSSAGILTGVVFTGITANFLIGEQYLATILPGQLWKPAFDRIEISRLALGRALEDSGTVTNYLVPWGVAGSFAAQTLGVPVSDFAPFVFFAILSPVFSLLSAWTGIGIKKNIDPK, translated from the coding sequence ATGGATGAAAAAATAAATAAAATAAATTTCAAACTTGCATTTAGTATTGTCATTGGATTAATTATGATCTTTAGTATCGGAATAATTGGTCTACAATTACCGGCTTTTATGCCCTTGATTGTGAGTTTGGTTTTAATTGTTATTATTTTGCGCTTTAGGCAAATTACTTGGGACGAACTGCAAAATAATATTTTAGCAGGAATTCGGACAGGATTAGCTCCACTATTTTTATTCCTGTTAATTGGTATGCTAATTGCTCTATGGATGGGTACAGGCGTGATCCCATCAATGTTATGGCTTGGATTTAAGTCAGCTAATAGTACCTGGTTTTTGCCTAGTACATTATTAGTTTCGGCGTTGGTCGGATCAATGATTGGGTCCGCCTTCACAACTATCGGAACAGTAGGTGTTGCGTTAATGGGAGTAGGAATTACATTGGGCTTTCATCCGGCATTAGTGGCAGGAGCTATTTTGTCAGGCGCTATTTTTGGCGATAAATCATCTCCATTGTCAGATTCAACTAATTTGGCAGCCTCAATTGCTGAAACAGATTTATTTGCGCATATTAAAAATTTAATGTGGACTACGTTGCCCGCACTATTAGTTTCTTTAATTATTTTTGTTATCTTAGGTATGGGGCATCATGGAGGGAATGATAATCAATTGAGCACGCTGAGCCAATTAATTACACCGACTTGGTGGAGCATTATTCCGCTGGGTTTGTTAGTCGGGATGGCCTTTTTCAAAATACCAGCAATTCCCACGTTGTTATTAAATATTGGACTAACAGGAACTGTGTACTTATTTAATCATTCAGCACAATCACTAAGTCAAATTTTAATGGATGGGTTTAAAACAACTTCGAAAAATCCGGAACTAATCAATCTTTTAAATCGGGGTGGAATGATTTCTATGATGCCGACCGTAATTGTAATTATGTTAGCTTTGGCTTTGGGTGGTATTTTGACAGAGCAACGAGTCTTGCAAACGGTCATGGAGCCATTATCAAAAAAAATCAAGTCTAGTGCAGGGATTTTGACCGGTGTCGTTTTTACCGGAATTACGGCTAACTTTTTAATTGGGGAACAATATCTAGCTACAATTTTGCCGGGGCAACTTTGGAAACCGGCATTCGATCGCATTGAAATTAGTCGTCTGGCTTTGGGACGTGCCTTGGAAGATTCAGGAACTGTCACGAATTATCTTGTGCCTTGGGGCGTAGCAGGTAGTTTTGCGGCTCAAACATTGGGAGTTCCGGTGTCGGATTTTGCTCCATTTGTATTCTTTGCCATCCTATCGCCCGTTTTTTCACTATTATCTGCCTGGACGGGAATTGGAATTAAAAAAAATATTGATCCGAAGTAG
- a CDS encoding YozE family protein — MRRSFYQWLMTQRDPVTHDEVKTFANGTFFDQSFPKQSTDFDEISRYLEENGSYLQSMDIFDAAWRQYLASEE, encoded by the coding sequence ATGCGACGTTCATTTTATCAATGGTTGATGACGCAAAGAGATCCAGTGACGCATGATGAAGTAAAAACTTTTGCAAATGGAACTTTTTTTGACCAGTCATTTCCTAAGCAAAGTACTGATTTTGATGAAATATCAAGATACTTGGAAGAAAATGGTAGTTATTTACAGTCGATGGACATTTTTGATGCGGCTTGGCGTCAATATCTAGCATCAGAGGAGTAG
- a CDS encoding DegV family protein, whose translation MTKVKIVTDSTAVLSDEEIMELGVKVIPLTVMIDDQLYQDGVDLSREDFMDKMAQAKNLPKTSTPSLGVFTEAYEELLAEDAEDVEVISIHLTPGLSGTFDTAQQAAQMLDTEKIHVINSTFIDCSLGFQVIAAAQLAQQGKSVSEILQEMQKIKENTELYLTLSSLDNLSAGGRISKATGFIGGLLNIKIGAHVVDGEIIAETKGRGSKTIKNYLKKIIDQMHEANGIKKIGLSHAGIPELAQELAQTLQNEFPKAQVHVQQTTPVVSTHTGVGAFGLSYLKEY comes from the coding sequence ATGACTAAAGTTAAAATTGTGACCGATTCGACTGCGGTTTTGTCCGATGAAGAAATTATGGAATTGGGCGTTAAAGTAATTCCTTTAACTGTTATGATCGATGACCAACTTTATCAAGATGGTGTTGATTTATCACGTGAAGATTTTATGGATAAAATGGCACAAGCTAAGAATTTACCAAAAACTTCGACTCCATCATTGGGTGTTTTTACTGAAGCTTATGAAGAATTATTAGCTGAAGATGCTGAAGATGTTGAAGTAATTAGTATTCATTTAACACCAGGATTATCAGGAACATTTGATACAGCACAACAAGCTGCTCAGATGTTAGATACTGAAAAGATTCATGTAATTAATTCGACATTCATTGATTGCTCATTGGGATTTCAAGTTATTGCAGCAGCTCAATTGGCCCAACAAGGAAAATCAGTTTCAGAGATTTTGCAAGAAATGCAAAAGATCAAGGAAAATACGGAACTATACCTTACCTTAAGCTCGTTAGATAATTTGTCTGCCGGTGGACGAATTTCTAAAGCAACTGGCTTTATTGGGGGACTCCTTAATATTAAAATTGGAGCACATGTGGTCGATGGGGAGATTATCGCTGAAACCAAAGGTCGTGGTTCGAAAACAATTAAGAATTATTTAAAGAAAATCATTGATCAAATGCATGAGGCTAATGGAATTAAAAAAATTGGATTGTCGCACGCGGGGATTCCTGAATTAGCACAAGAATTAGCGCAAACTTTACAGAATGAATTTCCTAAGGCACAGGTTCATGTTCAACAAACTACTCCTGTTGTTTCAACCCATACGGGTGTTGGAGCGTTTGGCCTCAGTTATTTGAAGGAATATTAA
- the ylqF gene encoding ribosome biogenesis GTPase YlqF — MGQIIQWYPGHMAKAFRLMRENMKYVDIVFELVDARIPLSSRNPELDEVLGDKPRLLVMTKTDLADPARTKAWIAYFEELGLAVVALDSRDRKTPQIITKAARKVLAAKWDHLLEKGVKDKAIRALVAGIPNVGKSTLLNHLVMKNVAITGDRPGVTKKLQWLKTPTNLELLDTPGVLWPKFDDQRVGQHLAMTGAIKDQLINVDDIALEVLKFMRTYNPQVIIDRYKLVSDIWEKETDVNILLLITHKLGFKDDYNRAGERILLDLRRGKLGAYTIEVPADQIGQS, encoded by the coding sequence ATGGGACAAATTATTCAATGGTATCCAGGCCATATGGCTAAAGCATTTCGCTTAATGCGTGAAAACATGAAATATGTTGACATCGTTTTTGAATTAGTTGATGCTAGAATTCCGTTGTCATCACGAAATCCAGAATTGGATGAGGTTTTGGGTGATAAACCTAGATTATTAGTAATGACCAAAACCGATTTGGCAGATCCAGCTCGGACGAAAGCATGGATTGCATATTTTGAGGAGTTGGGACTAGCTGTCGTGGCACTTGATTCTAGGGATCGTAAAACGCCACAAATAATAACCAAGGCAGCTCGTAAAGTATTAGCCGCCAAATGGGATCATCTTTTGGAAAAAGGGGTGAAGGACAAGGCTATTCGGGCCTTAGTTGCGGGGATCCCCAACGTAGGTAAATCCACATTATTGAACCATTTAGTTATGAAAAATGTAGCTATTACTGGAGACCGTCCGGGAGTTACCAAAAAACTGCAATGGCTTAAAACTCCAACTAACTTAGAACTACTAGACACACCAGGAGTATTATGGCCTAAATTTGATGATCAACGAGTCGGACAACATCTGGCGATGACTGGCGCAATTAAGGACCAATTAATTAACGTGGACGATATTGCTTTAGAAGTGTTGAAGTTTATGCGGACCTATAATCCGCAAGTAATTATTGATCGTTATAAACTCGTTTCAGACATTTGGGAAAAAGAAACTGACGTAAATATCCTGCTTTTGATTACTCATAAATTAGGCTTCAAAGATGACTATAATCGAGCGGGCGAAAGGATTTTACTGGATCTTAGGCGTGGTAAACTTGGCGCATATACGATTGAGGTCCCAGCTGACCAAATAGGTCAAAGTTAA
- a CDS encoding YpmS family protein, with product MVKKGLSKEQNRLRQQGVFWGIGGTLIVLVLGMLILIVLPQGKEQQFSSHQQLQMTDASMEVQLTKKNLNAWMNKYLNDDPSLKKRLRFEMGQSSMMVYGTERLLGQDVDYGMKMTPSVTKDGNLLLHADSVAVGQLPLPVNYVMGGLASHLDLPAWVNVNSKEQTILINFKKVPKVSGMQIKVKEINMKKDHFVFQVGLPK from the coding sequence ATGGTTAAAAAAGGCTTAAGTAAAGAACAAAATCGGCTTAGACAACAAGGAGTTTTTTGGGGAATTGGTGGTACTTTAATTGTATTGGTTTTAGGGATGCTCATTTTGATAGTTTTGCCTCAAGGTAAAGAACAGCAATTTAGTTCGCACCAGCAGCTACAAATGACAGATGCTTCGATGGAGGTGCAGCTAACCAAGAAAAATTTAAATGCCTGGATGAATAAATACTTGAATGATGATCCGTCTTTAAAGAAACGTCTGCGTTTTGAAATGGGACAATCAAGTATGATGGTTTATGGGACAGAAAGACTTTTAGGCCAAGATGTTGACTATGGAATGAAAATGACTCCATCAGTCACTAAAGATGGAAATTTATTATTGCATGCTGATTCAGTAGCCGTTGGACAATTACCATTACCGGTAAACTATGTCATGGGTGGATTAGCGTCTCATTTAGATTTACCGGCATGGGTCAACGTTAATTCTAAAGAGCAAACAATTTTAATTAATTTTAAAAAAGTACCGAAGGTTTCGGGTATGCAAATTAAGGTTAAGGAAATTAATATGAAGAAGGATCACTTTGTGTTCCAAGTGGGGTTACCAAAATAA
- a CDS encoding MarR family winged helix-turn-helix transcriptional regulator: MMKEILNVLHETDKDYQKILKKLTKEYQLTIAEWKLLQQVENEFDTQEQLSQATGLDTSTLSRQLNSLMKKEMIENQVVGHDHRHFIYQITDTGTKSLEFIQSQYHEIEQQIFSVWSEEEKSMLQILLNRLDKSMQKGL; encoded by the coding sequence ATGATGAAAGAAATTTTAAATGTGTTACATGAAACAGATAAAGATTATCAAAAAATATTAAAAAAATTAACGAAAGAATATCAGCTGACTATTGCTGAATGGAAACTTTTACAACAAGTAGAAAATGAATTTGATACTCAAGAGCAACTTAGTCAAGCCACTGGATTAGATACATCCACTTTATCACGGCAGTTGAATTCCTTAATGAAAAAGGAAATGATCGAAAATCAGGTGGTCGGGCACGATCATCGACATTTTATTTATCAAATAACTGATACAGGTACTAAAAGTCTTGAATTTATTCAATCTCAGTATCACGAGATAGAACAACAAATATTTTCTGTCTGGTCGGAAGAAGAGAAATCGATGCTACAAATTTTATTGAATCGGTTGGATAAATCAATGCAAAAAGGTCTATAA
- a CDS encoding GDSL-type esterase/lipase family protein: MKKILIILMLLLMSFGISPKVDAKANVKKEIQLVTVGDSLTQGVGDTTSQGGYEKRTAQLIAKKDHVRVKSHNYGKAGDRSDQILKRVQNNEHAQQEVKKADIIVMTSGGNDLQQALFKLIQTKQEADVLPQVEAKTGEYADHLHELMTYIRSLNADAPIYIFGNYNPLYVYLANRTDINQAVHLYNVVNSEEADQNDNVHYVSIFTKITYGQFQTKKQRAELAKQSTEAFTGTVNNKVVKTTLNGPNKEKNEYITNTDHYHPNNRGYDQMSKVLFKAVQKQKNEWMFQ; this comes from the coding sequence ATGAAGAAAATACTAATCATTCTAATGCTACTGTTGATGAGCTTTGGAATCTCTCCCAAGGTTGATGCTAAAGCGAATGTGAAAAAAGAAATTCAATTGGTTACAGTGGGTGATTCACTAACTCAAGGAGTTGGTGATACCACCAGCCAGGGTGGTTATGAAAAAAGGACCGCGCAACTAATTGCTAAAAAAGACCATGTGCGGGTTAAGTCACATAATTATGGAAAAGCTGGTGATCGATCAGATCAAATTCTAAAACGTGTACAAAATAATGAGCACGCTCAACAAGAAGTCAAAAAAGCAGATATAATTGTGATGACATCAGGCGGTAATGATTTACAACAAGCGTTATTTAAATTAATTCAAACAAAACAAGAAGCTGATGTCTTACCGCAAGTTGAAGCAAAAACGGGCGAATATGCAGATCATTTACATGAATTAATGACTTATATACGATCACTTAACGCCGATGCACCAATCTATATTTTTGGAAATTATAATCCACTATATGTATATTTGGCGAATCGAACAGATATAAATCAAGCAGTACATCTCTACAATGTGGTTAATAGTGAAGAGGCCGATCAAAATGACAATGTGCATTATGTATCAATTTTTACTAAAATAACTTATGGCCAATTTCAGACCAAGAAGCAACGAGCAGAATTAGCTAAACAATCTACGGAGGCGTTCACAGGAACGGTCAATAATAAAGTTGTTAAAACGACATTGAATGGACCGAATAAAGAAAAAAATGAGTATATTACTAACACTGATCATTATCATCCAAATAATCGAGGATATGATCAGATGAGTAAGGTACTTTTTAAGGCAGTGCAAAAGCAAAAGAATGAGTGGATGTTTCAATAA
- the queA gene encoding tRNA preQ1(34) S-adenosylmethionine ribosyltransferase-isomerase QueA produces the protein MNLPNYTLNDFDYDLPTELIAQTPLEQRDTSRLLALNAETGEVEDRHFYDILEYLNPGDAIVMNNSRVLPARLHGIRPDTGGHVEVLMLRQDHGDVWETLVNPARKYPIGAKISFGSGELTATVTAELEHGGRMVEFHYNGIFLEILEALGEMPLPPYIKEKLEDQERYQTVYSKVNGSAAAPTAGLHWTPELLEKVAEKGIKLVELTLHVGLGTFRPVETDNLADHKMHSEFYQLSQIAADTLNEVRANGGRIIATGTTSIRTLETIGSKFNGVLKADSGWTDIFIKPGYQWTTVDGFITNFHLPKSTLVMLVAAFTGRENILNAYQYAIEEKYRFFSFGDAMFIHH, from the coding sequence ATGAATTTACCAAATTATACTTTGAATGATTTTGATTACGACTTACCAACAGAATTAATTGCCCAAACTCCTTTGGAGCAACGTGATACCTCCCGATTATTGGCATTGAATGCTGAAACTGGTGAAGTGGAAGATCGACATTTTTATGATATTTTAGAATATTTAAATCCAGGTGATGCGATCGTCATGAATAATTCACGGGTGTTACCAGCTCGCCTACATGGTATCCGCCCAGATACTGGCGGTCATGTTGAGGTGCTCATGCTCCGCCAAGATCATGGAGATGTTTGGGAAACATTGGTTAATCCAGCACGAAAGTACCCTATAGGTGCTAAAATTTCTTTCGGGAGTGGAGAATTAACTGCTACGGTTACGGCCGAGTTGGAGCATGGGGGACGGATGGTAGAGTTTCACTACAATGGAATTTTCTTAGAGATTTTGGAAGCATTGGGAGAAATGCCTTTACCACCTTATATCAAAGAAAAGCTTGAAGATCAGGAACGTTACCAAACTGTTTATTCTAAGGTAAATGGATCGGCTGCCGCTCCAACTGCTGGCCTACACTGGACTCCAGAACTATTAGAAAAAGTAGCAGAAAAAGGAATTAAATTGGTTGAGTTGACATTACATGTTGGATTAGGAACCTTTAGACCTGTTGAAACCGATAACTTAGCAGATCATAAAATGCATTCAGAGTTTTATCAACTAAGCCAAATTGCGGCGGATACATTAAATGAGGTTCGTGCCAACGGTGGACGTATTATTGCAACTGGAACGACTTCGATTCGGACGCTTGAAACAATTGGCTCAAAATTCAATGGTGTATTGAAAGCTGACTCGGGGTGGACGGATATTTTTATCAAACCCGGGTATCAATGGACAACGGTTGATGGATTTATTACGAATTTTCATTTACCAAAATCTACTTTGGTCATGCTGGTGGCGGCTTTTACGGGTCGTGAAAACATTTTAAATGCTTATCAGTATGCGATTGAAGAAAAGTATCGTTTCTTTTCATTCGGCGATGCGATGTTTATCCATCATTAA
- the ruvB gene encoding Holliday junction branch migration DNA helicase RuvB → MSDGILDQTSLSSDEEQVDRNLRPNTLKQYIGQAELKERLQVYIQAAKQREEALDHTLLYGPPGLGKTTLALVIATELGVNIKTTTGPVIEKQGDLLAVLNELQPGDVLFIDEIHRLPKTVEEMLYSAMEDFYVDIIVGEGDNSRPVHFPLPPFTLIGATTRGGMLSQPLRDRFGIVEHMNYYNQQELSDIVLRSANVFEIEIEPSGALELARRSHGTPRIANRLLRRVRDFAMVKKYAAIDLQLVDFALNLLKIDRSGLDQVDLKILTTMIENYDGGPVGIKTLAANIGEEVDTIESMYEPYLLQIGFVKRTPRGRTVTIKAYDHLQIPYERKED, encoded by the coding sequence ATGAGTGACGGGATTTTGGATCAAACGTCCCTAAGTTCGGACGAAGAGCAGGTTGATCGTAATTTAAGGCCAAATACTTTGAAACAATATATTGGCCAAGCGGAATTAAAAGAGCGATTACAGGTATATATTCAAGCTGCTAAGCAACGAGAAGAGGCCCTAGATCATACCTTGCTATATGGACCACCTGGTTTAGGTAAAACAACCTTAGCCTTAGTAATTGCAACGGAGTTAGGTGTCAATATCAAAACAACAACTGGTCCCGTGATTGAAAAACAAGGTGATTTATTAGCCGTCTTGAATGAATTACAACCTGGTGATGTGTTATTTATTGATGAAATTCATCGTTTACCCAAGACAGTTGAAGAAATGCTATATTCAGCGATGGAAGATTTTTACGTCGATATAATCGTTGGAGAAGGTGACAATTCAAGACCTGTTCATTTTCCACTACCGCCTTTTACTTTGATTGGGGCAACGACTCGTGGGGGAATGCTTTCACAACCGTTACGCGATCGTTTTGGAATTGTTGAGCATATGAATTACTATAATCAACAAGAACTAAGCGATATTGTGTTACGTTCCGCTAACGTATTTGAAATTGAAATTGAACCCTCTGGTGCGTTAGAACTAGCGAGACGCTCACATGGAACACCACGAATTGCTAATCGACTTTTACGACGAGTTCGTGATTTTGCAATGGTTAAAAAATACGCTGCAATTGATCTGCAATTAGTGGATTTTGCTTTAAACCTTTTAAAAATTGATCGTTCAGGATTAGATCAGGTCGATTTAAAAATCTTAACAACGATGATTGAAAATTATGATGGCGGTCCAGTTGGTATTAAAACTCTTGCCGCTAATATCGGTGAAGAAGTAGATACAATCGAATCAATGTATGAACCATATTTATTACAAATTGGATTTGTGAAGCGAACTCCGCGTGGAAGAACGGTTACGATAAAAGCCTATGATCATTTACAAATCCCGTATGAAAGGAAAGAAGATTAA
- a CDS encoding DegV family protein — MKIAIMTDSTATISPEEAERYNIKVIPIPIILDGKVYKEGTEITPKQFYEKLKMSDSFPSTSQPAIGELMEIYEELKADGYDKVISIHLAATISGFINNVASIADKIDGLEIIPYDSKITVRLMGWMALKAAQMAQDGKNIDEILATLDQLRDSVDEYFVVDDLNNLVRGGRLSNAGAIIGTMLKVKPILTFDNDSNYIVPFEKVRSMKKAKKRVEEIFKEALLTTDYPLKPMIIHANDPIEGEKWRQELEGMYPDLNFELSYFGPVVGAHLGQGALAVAWMRDPESL, encoded by the coding sequence ATGAAGATTGCAATTATGACCGATTCAACGGCAACAATTAGTCCAGAAGAGGCTGAACGATATAATATTAAAGTCATTCCAATACCCATTATTTTAGATGGAAAAGTATATAAAGAAGGAACGGAAATAACTCCTAAGCAATTTTATGAAAAACTAAAAATGTCGGACTCATTTCCATCAACTTCACAACCAGCGATTGGTGAATTGATGGAGATTTATGAAGAATTGAAAGCTGATGGTTACGATAAAGTGATTTCAATTCATTTAGCCGCAACAATTTCAGGTTTTATTAATAACGTTGCGTCAATTGCTGATAAGATCGATGGTTTAGAAATTATTCCTTACGATTCAAAGATTACAGTGCGATTAATGGGTTGGATGGCTTTGAAGGCAGCTCAAATGGCGCAAGATGGTAAAAATATAGATGAAATATTAGCTACATTAGATCAATTACGAGATTCCGTTGATGAATATTTTGTTGTTGATGATTTAAATAATTTAGTAAGAGGTGGTCGTTTATCCAACGCTGGAGCGATTATCGGAACTATGTTGAAGGTTAAGCCAATCTTGACTTTTGATAACGATTCAAATTATATTGTGCCATTTGAAAAAGTTCGCTCGATGAAAAAAGCTAAAAAACGAGTTGAAGAAATTTTTAAAGAAGCGCTCTTAACAACTGATTACCCACTAAAACCAATGATTATTCATGCTAATGATCCCATTGAGGGTGAAAAATGGCGTCAAGAATTGGAGGGAATGTACCCGGATTTGAATTTTGAATTATCATATTTTGGTCCGGTAGTGGGAGCCCATTTGGGCCAAGGAGCTTTGGCGGTAGCCTGGATGCGCGATCCAGAAAGCTTGTAA
- the ruvA gene encoding Holliday junction branch migration protein RuvA: protein MYEYLNGLITVLAPKFIVVEVGGIGYRVIVGNPYAFEQNEQVKVYIEQILRQDEETLYGFKTASEKQLFEQLLAVSGIGPKSALAILANSDHTGLIQAIVSGDVNYLVKFPGIGKKTAQQIVLDLQNNLAKLPFDFDNIAGIEKPSPSNNKELDDALEALKALGYSARDVDKVAKKLIALEGLDTAGYVSAGLKLFN, encoded by the coding sequence ATGTATGAATACTTAAATGGCTTGATCACAGTTTTGGCCCCAAAATTTATTGTTGTTGAAGTTGGGGGCATTGGTTATCGTGTGATTGTTGGTAACCCTTATGCTTTTGAACAAAATGAACAAGTTAAAGTTTATATTGAACAAATTTTACGCCAAGATGAAGAAACCTTATACGGATTTAAAACGGCGAGTGAGAAGCAACTTTTTGAACAACTGCTGGCTGTCTCCGGAATTGGTCCTAAAAGTGCCCTAGCAATTCTCGCAAACTCTGATCATACCGGATTAATTCAAGCAATTGTCTCTGGTGATGTGAATTACTTGGTTAAGTTTCCAGGAATTGGTAAAAAAACTGCCCAACAAATTGTTTTGGATCTACAAAATAATTTAGCAAAGCTTCCGTTTGATTTTGATAATATTGCTGGAATTGAAAAACCAAGCCCATCCAATAATAAAGAACTAGATGATGCCTTGGAGGCCCTAAAAGCGTTGGGGTATAGTGCGCGTGATGTTGACAAAGTTGCAAAGAAATTAATCGCCTTAGAAGGATTAGATACAGCTGGATATGTTTCAGCGGGGTTAAAATTATTTAATTAG